DNA sequence from the Carnobacterium funditum DSM 5970 genome:
CGGATACTTTCATTGCCCGTCATTACCATATTTTCATCAAAGAAATCGTCTATGAAAGGCTGTAAACTTTCTAATTCCTTAAATTTTCCTTCTGTTTCCAATTCATTAAAACTAGCTTGTATTTTTTCTACTTGATTAGCTAAATTGGCTTCAGAATCTGTTTCAAATAATGACACATTAATTTTATGGTCTATAAAATCAATAACCTTATTATTTTTTCTTGCTAAGTTTAAAACACGCGTTAGTGATTCTATTGTTGGTTTAAATGAACTATCTGTTAAGTGTTTTTCTAACGTACGACTTGTTTCAAGTATATCTATCAGATTTTCTTGATTCGAATGCAAAGCTGCGTCAATAATATCATAACGTATTTTTTCATTACGCATAAATTGTTGTAGTCGTGCTTTTATAAAATCAACTAATTCAGAGCCAGTCTTTTCATAACCTGGTAGCAACTCTTTTGAATCGGCTGTTAGTGTACTAAGAATATCTTTTCTAAGCGTATCTATTGGGAAGAACCAATTTTCTTTTTCTATAATACGAACTAATCCATATGCTTGGCGTCTCAATGCAAAAGGATCATTGGATCCTGTTGGGATTTTTCCAATAGCAAAGAAGGACATCATACTTTCTAGTTTATCTGCTAATGCTAAGACAGCTCCGATTGAACTTTTAGGCAGCTCGCCATCGCTTGAGATAGGTAGATAATGCTCACGGATTGCTGTTGCCACAGCTGGTGATTCTCCTTGTAATAATGCATATTTTTCCCCCATTATCCCTTGCAGTTCTGGAAACTCCCCAACAACGTTGGTAACTAAATCAAATTTATATATTTCTGCTGCACGATTAAGACCAATCATTTCATCGTCAGTTAAACCAACACTTGTTCCGATAGTTGCTGCAAAAGAGCGAACACGTTGGATTTTTTCATAAACAGATCCAATTTTTTCATGGAATGTCACTTGTTTTAATTGTTCCACACATTTTTCAATCGTTCGTTTTTTATCTTCCTCATAGAAGAATAATCCGTCTTCTAAACGTGCAGTTAAGACTTTTTCGTTACCCCTAACAACATTTTCGATAAACTCCGCATTTCCATTTCGAACTGAAATAAAGTACGGTAACAAATTCCCAGAATGATCAGCAACATCTACATATCTTTGATGATCTCTCATAGAAGTAATTAAAATTTCTTCGGGTATTTCTAAGTAAGTTGGGTTGTACTTACCATAAAAAGCTGTAGGATACTCAACTAGATTATTTATTTCTTCTAGTAAATCAGGATTGATTGAAACATTCCAGTTGTGTTCTTTTGAGATATCTTCAATTTGAGAAATAATCATATTTTGACGTTTGTTGCTATCTGCAATCACAAATTCTTTTTCCAAATCATTCTCATAGTCTAATGCGGTTGAAAATGTTACCTGTTTACCCAAGAACCGATGCCCCCTACTAGTATTGGAGGTATGGATATCCAATAAAGAGAATGGAATAACCTCTTCATCCAACATAGCTGTAATCCAATGAATTGGTCGAATATAATTAAAGTGGTAGTCAGCCCAGTTCATACTTACTGGGAAAGTCATCGCTGTGATTACTTTATCTAAATGAGTTAAAATAGATTTTGCTGCTTGTCCTTCAATGAACTTATCCACATGAACGTACTCAATACCATTAATTTCTTTAAAATAAATCTCTTCTACACTTAACTTTTGTCCGCGAACAAATCCCATTGCTGCTTTACTCCAATTTCCTTCAGCATCTAATGCAATCTTTTTTGCAGGACCTTTAACTGATTCTTCAACATCTACTTGTCTATCAGATAAATCTTTAACCATAACAGCTAGTCTTCTAGGTGTAGAGAAAGCTAAAACTTCCCCATAACTTAGTCTATTATCGTCTAGAAATTGTTTCATTTTTTGAACTAATTGTTGACTGCTGGGTGAAACAATATGTGCAGGTATTTCTTCTAAACCGATTTCTAACAACAAATTTTTAGTCATATTAATTTACCTCCTCAGTTGAATTCGAATCACTTTTGAGCAACGGATAACCAAGTTTTTCTCGTTCATTAACAAACGCAAGCGCAATAGCTCGTGCCATCTTACGAATTCGAGATAAATAACCCGCACGTTCAGTAACTGAAACAGCTCCACGTGCATCTAATAAATTAAATGTATGGCTACATTTCAAAACATAATCATAGGCAGGGTGGACCAATCCTGCTTCAATTTGAATCGTAGCTTCTTTCTCATAGTCTTCAAATAATTGAAGCAATAAGTCTTGATTGCTATTCTCGAATGCATATTTAGAATGTTCGAATTCAGGTTGAATGAAAATTTCACCATATTTCACACCCTTAGTCCATTGAATATCATAGACACTGTCTACTTCTTGAATATAAGAAGCTAACCGTTCTAGTCCATAAGTGATTTCACTGGTTACAGGATGACATTCTAAACCACCAACTTGTTGGAAGTAAGTGAATTGAGTAATTTCCATTCCATCTAGCCAAACTTCCCAACCTAAACCGGCACATCCCATTGAAGGATTTTCCCAGTTATCTTCAACAAAACGAATGTCATGTTTTAAAGGATCAATGCCTAATAAAATTAAACTATCCAGATAAAGTTCTTGAATATTTTCTGGAGAAGGTTTCATGACTACTTGAAATTGGTGATGCTGAAACAAACGATTAGGGTTTTCTCCGTAACGACCATCGGCTGGACGTCTTGACGGTTCAACGTATGCTGCATTCCATGGCTCGGGTCCAATAGCTCTTAAAAAAGTATAAGGACTCATTGTTCCCGCTCCTTTTTCAGTATCATACGATTGCATTAATAAACAACCTTTATTTGACCAGTAGTTTTGTAAGGTTAGAATAATCTCTTGAAATGTTAACGGTTCTTTTTTCATTCAAAACACTCCTTTTAATAGTTTAATGTAAAATAAAATAAAAAAGTCGTCCCTATGTTGACAAATATCAACATAGGGACGACTTATCATCGCGGTTCCACCCTAATTCCAGTAATTTAACTACTAGCATCTTTATTGGACAGCTCCAGAATGCCTTTCGATTTCTATCTAGATTTGGCTTTCACTATCCCAAATTCGCTGAAACAAGATTATATAAAATCTACTATATTTCTTTCTACGCTGCTTATTCTATTACTACTATCATATCTCTCTAAAGAAACATTTGTCAATCATTTCTTTTAAAAAAGTCACTCAATTGAATCCGTATGATCTGGCTTTCTATCCAATATTAACTCTCCCCACTGATACATTTGATCAATGAATCGTTTACTTTTTAATTTTATACCAACTGACTCATCGTAAATCATATCTAAAACAACTCTAATTTCTTTTTTCGTTTCATCTTTTACTTTAATTGTTCCTAAATGATCCATCGAAACGATTGAAAATAAACGTAAAAAATAGATAGCACGTTGACTAGCATGATAACGATGCTTGTCTAGGCTCCAATGAGTTTGACAAAGCAATCCACCATAACTTCCAGAATAATCAAATAGACCAGTTGTTTTTCCGCATACTCGACACCCTCGCCATTCAGGAGCAACTCCAAAATAGGGCAAAATTTGAACTTCAAAAATATTCACTAAGATTTCTGGGTCTGTACCATTGTCTATTTCTAAAAGCAACTGTTTTACTTTATGAAACAAAGTTGGATCAGATATACCATCTTCAATAGCTACATCCGTTAGACTTAGTATATAAGTTGCATAAGCATTTAAAAAGATATCCGTATGCAACTGATTAAGATGAGTTAAATCTTTAGCGTCTCGTATAAAACCCAGGCCAGTCTCTTTAATATCTGTAATATAAGTGGCTATCGTGAAAGGAAGTACAGCAGCTTTTAGATTACTGTTTGATTTTCGAGAGCCTTTAATAAAAAACATTCTTTTTCCAAGCCTTGACGTAAAAATTTTAACAAGTCTATCGCTTTCTCGATAATTACGAATAGAGATGACGATACC
Encoded proteins:
- the glyS gene encoding glycine--tRNA ligase subunit beta, encoding MTKNLLLEIGLEEIPAHIVSPSSQQLVQKMKQFLDDNRLSYGEVLAFSTPRRLAVMVKDLSDRQVDVEESVKGPAKKIALDAEGNWSKAAMGFVRGQKLSVEEIYFKEINGIEYVHVDKFIEGQAAKSILTHLDKVITAMTFPVSMNWADYHFNYIRPIHWITAMLDEEVIPFSLLDIHTSNTSRGHRFLGKQVTFSTALDYENDLEKEFVIADSNKRQNMIISQIEDISKEHNWNVSINPDLLEEINNLVEYPTAFYGKYNPTYLEIPEEILITSMRDHQRYVDVADHSGNLLPYFISVRNGNAEFIENVVRGNEKVLTARLEDGLFFYEEDKKRTIEKCVEQLKQVTFHEKIGSVYEKIQRVRSFAATIGTSVGLTDDEMIGLNRAAEIYKFDLVTNVVGEFPELQGIMGEKYALLQGESPAVATAIREHYLPISSDGELPKSSIGAVLALADKLESMMSFFAIGKIPTGSNDPFALRRQAYGLVRIIEKENWFFPIDTLRKDILSTLTADSKELLPGYEKTGSELVDFIKARLQQFMRNEKIRYDIIDAALHSNQENLIDILETSRTLEKHLTDSSFKPTIESLTRVLNLARKNNKVIDFIDHKINVSLFETDSEANLANQVEKIQASFNELETEGKFKELESLQPFIDDFFDENMVMTGNESIRNNRLSLLMQIARLTLSFASIDKLVVK
- the glyQ gene encoding glycine--tRNA ligase subunit alpha; amino-acid sequence: MKKEPLTFQEIILTLQNYWSNKGCLLMQSYDTEKGAGTMSPYTFLRAIGPEPWNAAYVEPSRRPADGRYGENPNRLFQHHQFQVVMKPSPENIQELYLDSLILLGIDPLKHDIRFVEDNWENPSMGCAGLGWEVWLDGMEITQFTYFQQVGGLECHPVTSEITYGLERLASYIQEVDSVYDIQWTKGVKYGEIFIQPEFEHSKYAFENSNQDLLLQLFEDYEKEATIQIEAGLVHPAYDYVLKCSHTFNLLDARGAVSVTERAGYLSRIRKMARAIALAFVNEREKLGYPLLKSDSNSTEEVN
- the recO gene encoding DNA repair protein RecO encodes the protein MSELQETEGIVISIRNYRESDRLVKIFTSRLGKRMFFIKGSRKSNSNLKAAVLPFTIATYITDIKETGLGFIRDAKDLTHLNQLHTDIFLNAYATYILSLTDVAIEDGISDPTLFHKVKQLLLEIDNGTDPEILVNIFEVQILPYFGVAPEWRGCRVCGKTTGLFDYSGSYGGLLCQTHWSLDKHRYHASQRAIYFLRLFSIVSMDHLGTIKVKDETKKEIRVVLDMIYDESVGIKLKSKRFIDQMYQWGELILDRKPDHTDSIE